The sequence below is a genomic window from Ischnura elegans chromosome 2, ioIscEleg1.1, whole genome shotgun sequence.
AAAAACGTGCCCAAATCAAAATggtttaataaagaaaaaaactgaaaatctcCTGACCATGAAAATAAACTCAGaaaattcatacatataaaaatgatttaGTGGCACCTTGGGGAATAAAGGTACAATTAAAATTACGAAATTGAATCGATATCAAATACTAGAATAGCATTCACTgcccttttttaaaaaaaaagcgaTCACGATGCCATTTTTAAttctggaaataataaaaaaattaatttcaagtgaCAACAATAGGAGGAAGAAAAAGGGGAATAATATTGTTCGAGGATCCGGCCGGATATAATCAAATGAGATCCGAGCcctgtcttcatttttttccgtacGGTTTGTTTTTTCGGGCCGAAACAATATCCACAGGCGCAATAATACGGACGGGAAATTGGAGAGGAGGTTTGAATGATTTGCCTGTAGTGAATTGTCGAGAGCTGTATATGTTACTATAACTCACACGCATGACGATGAGAATTTCGTGCATTTGTGACGGTACTTTGCGggtagaaggataaagaaagcAAGGAAAAAAGGGAACGGCATCGTGGTACGGAGAGAGATATTTCCACGGGAGAGAAGCATGAATATAAACCACAAAAACGATGAGAATGGaagtctttcctttttttattctctctctctctctctctgcgtcaTACTATACGAAACCTGGCAGAAGGATTAACATAAAAGGAAAATTCCCTTTTAATCCGTGCAATGAATATTCATTTAAGTCGCTTTTCGGAGCAATTCTCATATCTCGTGAACTTCAAAGATTGATTACTGCAATCAAGACCGGTTTTCAAATTCCTCGCATTCAAGGCTTTCGActgagggataaaaaaaatatatccgcaCACGGAAACTGGAATAAAAGTCCAGTTGGCGGCTTATGGACGATATTGGCATATACAAATGGATTTATTACCTTTTGGGGATCATGATCCTTCTGATTTAAAGCCAATTGAAGGGAATTCACGGGAAATTAAGAGATGTAGACCGAGCTTTAATTAGCCCGCAAGGGATTCCAATGGATATTGATAGATTCCGTTATTGCCAGACGCTTCCAATCCTGAACCTTTTTTTCTCGGAAAACTGGCGAACTAAGCTCATGTCACGTCATTTTATTCCCTTTAAAACTAGCTTAGCGATCACCCATTTTGGTCTAGGAAGTAATACCAAGCTTTGAATCACAAATGAAGTTTGGTACTGAAAAGGAAGAACAAGGTGATGTATTTAAGGTTAATTAGCCACTAATCAATTATAGCTCAATTAGAATTTTAGACGATTAGGGATATTTGATTGACGAGTAATATGGGTCAAAGAAATATCCATCATGGAAATTCAAACAGGAGttggacaaataaaataaaataatgtcttTATGTAGCTTCCTATCAACATAACAATCAAATGTAGCAAAACATTCATGTGtctgaagtaaaaaaatcataagcCATAACCAAAgaacaaatttcaaaaatttcggtATCCCATCTTATAACTCGGCAGAAGTGAATGTACTTAGATTAAGTCACTAGCGCTGCTGTCTTACTTGAAGTGCtttatttgtttatgtatttaatgttcgtttcagtttttgtttattggaaagggtaggaattgtaGTTCCCATATACTCTTACGGGCTCTTAAAATCAAAGACCATATTTTACCAACAACATGTAACAAAAATTGTCGAACAACttttaaattatgaatgaatttccaTGAAGGATTAAATAGATTGACCATATAAAGCAATATTAGAGTCTTAAACGATTGCggtgttttctattttttatacaaCGGATTGCGAATAAGGGAATTACTTTGAGTTCAATAAAGTCCCAAATTCTAACAATATGATTCCATCGAAGACTATTATAAAGGCGGAAAGAGTAACATCACATTTTATAATTACAGTGCACGTGATTTAACCCACATCATCTACATTTTAAATCCATAATAAACTATTATCAACCACATGGTGACCCACGAAACGACAAACTGAAGTAGATATGACGTGCCTAACTCAAGGAAAGACCATTACTTAAAAGGGTAATGCAGGTGTAAAGCCGTTGGAAAAGTCGCAATACGAAGCTCAACTCTGGGCTGtctggcaatgaatacattcctACTTGCGACAGTTGGGACTactttttttacctttcatttccACCTTGCACGATGGGAGATATATACTTTCAGACGCATGACGCAAGAGACAGTCATCTTATTTTACCCAATCCTCGtcccacgaatataacaaaagaggaccttcaagtcggcctttaaatgtgGTTTCAAACACcaagcatttaaatgggtttatgaAAGTCGCcgctcacgtcgctgacggacaaactaATCCGATTTTCACGGCGATATGaggtataattagaggtgttaaccgaaatgtatacacatgatgatcgtgacaaatccataacttttctgTACCATCACTCCAAATTACAAATATTGTAAGTAAAATATTGGAGAAAGTGGATCGAATTgtactcatcactgcgccgcggacatttttgaaaactgattaaaatgcgaccgaagtggcaaaagaaatcagccttctatgagatggaattgggccgcCTGAATGCAGCCCTCTTGCGTCAGACTATGTAACATCGGACAATTTCTCCTTCGAAAACCTTTTTATtcatctataaaaaatacaatttctctCCTTTCCTTCCTTCAAGTTCTTCTCTAAACGGCTCCTCTCACAAAAATACCCCTATCATTCCACAATAACTCCTTGGCAACTTTCAATCCCTCTTCACAACACAAAACTTCAATTTCAACATAAAACTCAAATCAATAACAGTGTTAATTGAAGATAAACATAAATACCCAAGGTTGCATCGGGCAGAGAATACTTTCCGACTTGCGATAGTTTCTACAGCTAATTTTTTCCGTTCCTTTTCACTTAGCACGAAGGAAGGTATAAACTTCTGGACGTATCGTATCACAGGggagtcatttttttttaacccacTCCTAGTCCGCTCACCTGGATCCACGAAAGAGCGCCATTAACTGATTCTTTCGACTAGGCCATCTCCGTCTACTTGACCCCTCTTCTCGACTGTCCATTGTTCGCGGAGACCCTCGCCCCCGCCCCCTCCCAACGGCGTCCAACCAACCCCTAAGCCCCGCCAAGGAGCGCTCGCTTAGTGCTCATAATGTATTGAAGACTTCCTAGAGCGTCGCATAAGGACTGGATGACGCCGTCCACCTCTTACGCTCCGTAAAGGTCGGAACGTGACCCattctttatttctctctctctctctctttacacCCAACTGTTTGCGTTTAATCGCAGCacttaatttggtatttttttcttggacCGGCAGCGTTAATAAACTATCTGTGAGAATTCTTAACGTCTACAGTGATATAGTCAGAGCAGTTCTGTGGGTTAAGAGGTTAAGAAAACGTATCATTCCTGTTCGACcgggagtatttttttaaacttttggtGACATAATACTCGCTCAAGTCTGGTCCATCAACTTGATTGCATAGAATGGTACTTGCTTAGAATTTGCCTGTCTttcaagtgataaaaaaaatatacctgaGAAAATGctgggataaaattttcaaactgagATACAGGCCAGTAAGCAAGTAAGAGTTCTTTTTCAATGAGTTGCCAGATTATATAAAtccggaaaatatttctttcagtcCATAAGATAAGGGTTTCATAAACTATTTAAGCATATGATtttcaagtaataataaaaaactaatgAATTAGCGTACCTCAAGgcaatttatatttgtattttattcatcattttggTTCGCACAAATAGAACCTCTCGTAAATATCAGCAACGGGTGATTAATCTTTAAACAAATGTATATTATTTGGCTACCCAGTCGGTTATTACTTGCATAAAGAAGATAATACGTGGTAATGCGGCATTATGGAAATGAGTTCGTTTCCACAAATTAATCAGCGAAAAgttgtgagtaaacttctctcgggtttcccaccgggttaaaggcttcataatggcgaGAAGGTGAGAGGTCCGGAGGAGGTGAGAAGTGAGGTCTCcatggtcctgaaaagggccgttCCGCCGAAACCCAACATCTCAAAGGAAGAACGTGACGCACTCCGCgccttaaaacaaaataaaacgatcacTATCTTGCCAGCGGACAAGGGCAATGCCACTGTCCTCATGGAGACCACCTTATACCAACAGAAGATAGCGGAATTACTTCAGGACAAGGCCTACGTGAAGCTTCCCCGGGACCCCACTGACAGCATAACGAGGAAGACAATTACGCTCCTCAAAGGATCGGCTCTGCCGATCGAAACCGTCAAGAACCTGAGGCCACAAGCACCGGCTCCTCCGAGGCTCTATGGATTGCCGAAAATCCATAAACACGGAGCACCTTTGAGGCCTATTGTAAGTGCCATTGTATCACCCACCTATGACCTAGCGAGACATCTCGTCGGCATCCTCTCTCCATACGTGGGACTATGTGAACATCATATCAAGAACTCCGCGGAGTTTGTGCAAACACTAAGTGAAATCCATGTGGAAAAAACAGACCTACTAGTTAGCCTAGACGTAGTGTCACTTTTTACCCGTGTTCCTTTGACTGACACTCTATGTCTCTTGGAACGCAAGTTTGAACCCGACACAGTGAAATTATTTCACCACGTTTTAACTTCCACCTACTTCCAATTCAACGGTGAGTTCTTTGAGCAGGCTGAGGGAGTTGCCATGGGGTCCCCTCTATCCCCCGCCGTCGCCAATTTCTTCATGGAGGATTTCGAAGAGAAGGCCTTAAACTCAGCTCCGCTACGCCCGAAGTATTTCTACCGGTACGTTGACGATACCTTCATAGTGTGGCCACACGGGAGGGACAACCTTGACCAGTTCTTGGAGCACATGAACAGCCGGCATCCCAACATCACCTTCACCATGGAACTAGAGAAGGATGGCCGGCTACCGTTCCTGGATATTCTCATCCAACGGAAGAGCGATGGAACTCTTGGCCACAGCGTTTATCGGAAACCGACAAGCACCAACTTGTACTTGAATGGAGGCAGTCACCATCATCCTTCGCAGCGCTCAGCTGTACTGACAACCCTGTTTCATAGAGCCATGTCCATCTCTGACCAAAACAGTTTACCCTCGGAGTTGGCACATCTGAAGAAAACCTTTGCACAAAATGGTTACAATGGACACCAAATTTCCACGGCCCTTAAAAGGACCTCCGAACCACGGGATAAGTGCCATAAAGAGGACAAGGAAAAGCCGGTTGCAAGAGCGTGCCTGCCTTATGTCTCATCAGTTTCGGGGAAGATTTCGAGGATACTCAGGAGGCACAACATCGAGACCATCCACAAGCCTCCCATGAAATTGAAGGAACAGCTGGTACGAGCGAAGGACCCAGCCGGTCTCAAGATTCCTGGTGTCTACCGTGTCCCCTGCGAGTGCGGTGAGGCATACATTGGAGAAACTGGCCGCACCATTGAAACCAGGCTTAAAGAACATAAGCGGCATCTGAGGCTTGGTCAgctagaaaaatctgccattgctgagcatagcgtcgaacacgcccataaaattcaatttgaaaaaacagagatactttgtcatgccaaaagtttttgggaccgtctcaccaaagaagccatcgaaattaaactggagaggaagaactttaatcgcgattcagggtattcccttagcagcacttggaaacccgttctgaaaaaaactgaccgaatacagggaaaggacgatacgacggacagaccaatccggagtcaaccccaccaggcgggaaactaccagccaatcccgaggaacctgaccggaggagggcagcatataagcaggcccattcccgcatcacagcaagAAGTTCAGAGTGAGTGATTGAGCTCATCGAGGGACTTCGAGGACAGCGAGGAGCAGCCGACTAGGAGCAGACGCCGACGCCGAGAGGACACCGACACGCCAAGGAGGACACCAGAGGAAGCGCTTGCGCTACCGAGGCACCCGCCTAGGCACCGCCAGGGATCTCTCCGGGCTTCGCCCGTGTCCTTCTAAGGACAACGTAGAAGCCGCCGACGCCGAGTGAGGGGACAGCACCGCGAGGACATCCGCGAGCAGCGCTTGCGCTGCTGTAGGCAGCCGCGAAGGCACAGTCCTACCCAGGACTTGCCTTTTGGTTATCTCCATTGCTTAGCGTATTAGCCCTTTTAAGGGCCGTTTCTTTTACAGGAGAAGAAGGCAGCCGCGAAGGCAGTCCTACCCAGGACTTGCCTCTTGGTTATATCCATTGCTTAGCACATTAGCCCTTTTAAGGGCCGTTTCTCTTACAGGCATaccagcagccgccgccgccgggGAGACAACGCCGCCAGGACTTCCGTGGGCAGCGCCCGCGCTGCCGAGCAGTCACCGGCGCCGCCACCCCGACTGACCAGGACCCAGGAAGAGGGACCGGAGGGCCGcggcatatttttcttttcccttctccTCTAGGCCTGTGTAAGGAACTCTCTGCGGGCCCTACGGGTAACCCAAAGTTAGCACCCTTGCGACAGTAGGGGCATTCCCCCGCCCGGGGGAACAAGTATCTGCCCAAGTGAAGTCTGCTAGTGGAGAGGGTTCGGTCCTCCAATCGCCGGCTGGTACACGCAAAACCTCTCATCCGATCTACCCCGACGCACTCGTCGGCCATAGAGTGAGAGTCCCTGACTCCCGAGGCATTGCACGCTAACGCACTCGTTGGCAGCCGAAGGAAACTCCCCATCACAAACACATACGGCGCCCACGTAACGTGCAGTGGGTTCTCCAGCCGTGGGGCAGCTCATCGTCGGGGCTTCTCTGCTTGTCTGCGGGCAAGTAGTCCAATAGGCACACTGGGGTAGGGGGGACAACACAGCGCTAGGCGGCCCTCCCCCGTCAGGGGGGGACCTGACACCAGGGCCTTCAGCCACCCAAACCGAAAAAGGACCCAAAGAGGGCCTTTTACGGGCTTACACTCTTCGAATCTAAGCGCGCTCTCAGAAGAGGACCATCGTGTGGGAGTTGGCATAAGAGCCTCTCTCCAGCAGTAAGTCCGCGGTTGGTTCGCACTTAGTTTCTTTttcttccggacttagtcaattttaacttcactcggacttagtttattttcctctctccgGACTTAGTCAGTTTCGAGCTTGGGCACTTAGCCCATTTTTCacctccggacttagtcaattttaacttcacttggacctactttattttctctccggacttagtcaatttttaacttcacttggacttagtttatttccTCTCTCCGGACTCAGTCAGTTTCGAGCTTGGGCACTTAGCCCATTTTTTTCacctccggacttagtcaatttttaacttcacttggacttagtttatttcctctctccggacttagtcaaatttttcacttcacttggacttagtttatttcctctccccggacttagtcaatttttcacttcacttggacttagtttattttcttctccccggacttagtcaattttcacttcccttggacttagtttattttcttatctcgggacttagtcaatttcttaacttcacttggacttagtttatttccttatctccggacttagtcaatttcttaacttcacttggacttagtttatctTCTTATCTCCGGACTTAGTCAGTTTCGAGCTTGGGCACTTAGCCCATTTTTCacctccggacttagtcaatttttaacttcacttggacttagtttatttcctctccccggacttagtcaaatttttcacttcacttggacttagtttattttcttctccccggacttagtcaattttcacttcccttggacttagtttattttcttatctccggacttagtcaatttcttaacttcacttggacttagtttattttcttatctccggacttagtcaatttcttaacttcacttggacttagtttattttcttatctccggacttagtcaatttttaacttcacttggacttagtttatttcctctccccggacttagtcaaatttttcacttcacttggacttagtttattttcttctccccggacttagtcaattttcacttcccttggacttagtttattttcttatctccggacttagtcaatttcttaacttcacttggacttagtttattttcttatctccggacttagtcaatttcttaacttcacttggacttagtttattttcttatctccggacttagtcaatttcttaacttcacttggacttagtttattttcttatcttcggACTTAGTAAATTTTAACTTCGCTTGGACTTAGTCTATTCCTTctccccggacttagtcaattttaacttcacctggacttagtttattttcttctccccggacttagtcaatttttaacttcacttggacttagtttattttcttatctccggACTTCgtcaatttttaacttcacttggacttagtttctttcttctctccggacttagtcaatttttaacttcacttggacttagtttattttcctatctccggacttagtcaatttcgaGCTTGGGCACTTAGCCCATCTTTTCCCCTCCGTACTTAGTCAATTTCCAACCTCACTTGGCCTTAGTTTACTTTCTtatctccggacttagtcaatttcttaacttcacttggacttagtttattttcttctctccgGACTTAGTCTATTTTCCTctccccggacttagtcaatttttaactccacttggacttagtttattttcttctctccgaacttagtcaattttaacatcacttggacttagtttatttgcTTCTCCCCGGacttggtcaattttaacttcacttggactcagtttattttcttctccccggacttagtcaatttctaacttcacttggacttagtttatcttcttatctccggacttagtcaatttttaacTTCTACACTCTACTAGCGAACTGAGTATACCGCAAGGTATAAGAGCCCCTTTCCTTTCACCACAacttagtcaattttaacttcacttggacttagcttattttcttctccccggacttagtcaattttaacttcacttggacttagtttattctcttctctccggacttagtcaattttaacttcacttggacttagtcTATTTTCCTctccccggacttagtcaattttaacatcacttggacttagtttattttcttctccccggacttagtcaattttaacttcacttggactcagtttattttcttctccccggacttagtcaatttctaacttcacttggacttagtttaatttcttctccccggacttagtcaatttttaacttcacttggactcagtttattttcttctccccggacttagtcaatttctaacttcacttggacttagtttatcttcttatctccggacttagtcaatttttaacTTCTACACTCTACTAGCGAACTGAGTATACCGCAAGGTTAACACCGAAAGGTATAAGAGCCTTTCAAGGTTAAGTGTACCGGGCATAAGAGCCCGCAGCGTTCCCCAAACTGGTTAGGGCGAAAGGGGTATAAGAGCCCTTTTCCTATCACCACAACTTAGCCTCACCTCTCACCTCACAAGTAACTCAATCTTAGTGCATTAGCTTCAGTCCCCTACTTGTTTTCAACCCCATCTTATTCGACCTTCATTTCACCTGCTCACTCACTCTTAGTGCATTAGCTTCAGTACCCAGCTTATACAGCCTAAGTCTTACTGTTATACTCGAACCGTTCCATCATTGCTTTTACTTAACTCTCACTTAGCAACGCACTTCGCGACTTATTGCTTAAGAAAACCAACTTGTCTCCGTACCACAGCAACTAGCATGTAACTTAGCTTGTTCATATCGTGACCTCTTTTAAAGTAGCAACTGTATCTACTAGCCGCGTCACGACAACCGCTATCTAAAGAACCGCCTATCGGCCACTTTCCTTGGACTGCCCCGCCTCCCGGGGACCAGGCACCGACAACGGGCCTGGGCAAGCCTAGGGATGGACCGGCTCCCGCGCCCAAACTCCCGCATCCGCCGCCCAAGCTCCCTATGCTCCCTGCGGAGTTACGCCCTAAGATCTCTCGGACCACCGCCATTCCTCTCGACAGTTAAGTCGCCCAGCGTGCCCCCGGATGGCAAAGGTGCTTCCAAGGTGGCGGAGCCGTCTGCCTCGCCACTGCAGGATTCACCAGACTCCCCGGGCTCAAGCGTGCCGTCAGCACGAGTGAGTCGGGATGCACCCCTAGATGATGCTGCCTCGCCCTCTGCGCAGGACAACACTCCCCCCCGCGCTGCAATGTCCTCCCTTTCGCCATTTAAGGACACATCCATGAGGTTGCTCACCTCCCCTAAGTCCGCCTTTGTCCCGATCCAACCTGCGGCTACCTCAACCCCATCCTCGGTGCTTACTCTGGTACGCGCCACTCCAGCTAAACCCTCTTCCATAAACCCGAGCAATACCGCCCGCCTTAATGCGACAAGGCCTCCATCCGGGGACCCAGCACGCCCCCCACCTGCTACCACCTGCCCCCCCGAGAGACCAACCCTCAACTCACCCCAACCTACCCAGCAACCACAACGGACCTCTCCCCTCCAAATTTCGGGCCTCCCTAGGAACTGCAGTCAGCGCGGGTTTTCCCAAGCCTGGCGCGCGGTTTTCCCGGGACTCAGCCAAGTCTCCGGAGTAGTAGATACTGACAGGGGCACGGCTGTGGTACATGTAACGGCCAAGGAGATGGAATTCCTCAGGCGCGGATACCGCCTCCTAGACCACCGCCTGGGGGAGCCGCTCCGATGGCATTTCCCCCCCGACAGCAGGAAACAACGTGACCCCGATTCGACTACTAATGATTCTGCCCGCACATGCTTTGTTGTGTGCGGAGTTCCCTTCTCCACCAGGGTGGAAGCGATCGGCCGGAAGCTGGAGAGGATGGGCATCCGGTTCGTAGAGGCATGGAGGATCACTGACTACCGGTACCGGAGGACCAGATACGTCCGGGTCCTCTTCAGAGATACGCAGTCGGCACAGGACGTCTGCGACAAAATGTGCAGGACTGGGCTTTGGCTGGGCAATCGCTGGTATCGGTGCGAGCCACCCCGCCCAGTCTCCAGGGAGTTCAACGGAGAGGAGAGACGCCCCTA
It includes:
- the LOC124153197 gene encoding uncharacterized protein LOC124153197 — its product is MVLKRAVPPKPNISKEERDALRALKQNKTITILPADKGNATVLMETTLYQQKIAELLQDKAYVKLPRDPTDSITRKTITLLKGSALPIETVKNLRPQAPAPPRLYGLPKIHKHGAPLRPIVSAIVSPTYDLARHLVGILSPYVGLCEHHIKNSAEFVQTLSEIHVEKTDLLVSLDVVSLFTRVPLTDTLCLLERKFEPDTVKLFHHVLTSTYFQFNGEFFEQAEGVAMGSPLSPAVANFFMEDFEEKALNSAPLRPKYFYRYVDDTFIVWPHGRDNLDQFLEHMNSRHPNITFTMELEKDGRLPFLDILIQRKSDGTLGHSVYRKPTSTNLYLNGGSHHHPSQRSAVLTTLFHRAMSISDQNSLPSELAHLKKTFAQNGYNGHQISTALKRTSEPRDKCHKEDKEKPVARACLPYVSSVSGKISRILRRHNIETIHKPPMKLKEQLVRAKDPAGLKIPGVYRVPCECGEAYIGETGRTIETRLKEHKRHLRLGIPAAAAAGETTPPGLPWAAPALPSSHRRRHPD